Proteins encoded within one genomic window of Gallus gallus isolate bGalGal1 chromosome 1, bGalGal1.mat.broiler.GRCg7b, whole genome shotgun sequence:
- the GAP43 gene encoding neuromodulin, producing MLCCMRRTKQVEKNEDGDQKIEQDGIKPEDKAHKAATKIQASFRGHITRKKLKGEKKADAPASESEAADKKDEGPAGGAAENKESEASAATEASAADSAQLDEGSKDSSVPAEEKKGNGAADTGSEQPAPQAATPAASSEEKPAAAAETESATKASTDNSPSLKADEAQDKEEPKQADVPVADTTATTTPAAEDATAKATAQPQMETVESSQTEEKTDAVEETKPTESAQQEEVKEEESKADQENA from the exons GTTGAAAAAAATGAGGATGGGGACCAAAAGATTGAGCAAGATGGCATCAAACCAGAAGATAAAGCTCATAAGGCAGCCACCAAAATCCAGGCCAGCTTCCGTGGACACATAACAAGGAAAAAGCTCAAGGGAGAGAAGAAGGCAGATGCCCCCGCGTCCGAGTCTGAGGCCGCCGACAAGAAGGACGAAGGCCCTGCTGGCGGAGCGGCCGAGAACAAAGAGAGTGAGGCTTCCGCTGCCACAGAGGCCAGCGCCGCCGACAGTGCCCAGCTGGACGAGGGCAGCAAAGACAGCAGCGTgccagcagaggagaaaaaagggaatGGAGCCGCTGACACGGGCTCAGAGCAGCCAGCCCCGCAGGCTGCCACTCCTGCTGCCTCCTCGGAGGAAAAACCCGCTGCCGCCGCCGAGACGGAAAGTGCCACTAAAGCTTCCACTGATAACTCGCCATCCTTGAAGGCTGACGAAGCCCAAGACAAAGAGGAGCCTAAACAAGCCGACGTGCCTGTTGCTgacaccactgccaccaccacccctgccgCAGAGGATGCTACTGCCAAGGCAACAGCGCAACCCCAAATGGAGACAGTGGAGAGCAGCCAAACCGAAGAGAAGACAG ATGCTGTAGAAGAAACCAAACCTACTGAAAGTGCCCAGCAGGAAGAGGTGAAAGAAGAAGAGAGCAAGGCGGACCAAGAAAATGCCTGA